A portion of the Podospora pseudoanserina strain CBS 124.78 chromosome 2, whole genome shotgun sequence genome contains these proteins:
- a CDS encoding hypothetical protein (EggNog:ENOG503NYNY; COG:U), translated as MEPSDAEPAARADSTTSEPVDLTSTNPHSLSRAVYARRSEYTRRRRVRIKIGTWNVAACPGTDKDLARWFVDGEGLDATQTETNKNPKNGDGHEKIDLYVLGLQEINELTAPSQYMTWIYAPDSTPADKWKAALGAALPDGYQLIATEQLAAMLLLVYASPEVAPTVSNVSTTSVATGALGYLGNKGAVCARIVLGEATNLLFVNCHLASGVESSYIERRIWQVQQVLQYARFEPIAVGGITEAEKGKIGDEDFAFWFGDLNSRLDHLPGDDIRRLLMLHTQGEYDVSKKNLRREDSLEGEGVVVQHFSDSSEDAKDEDQTNTAGKETIGQDSKKSGENNADDDSFDLPDPDEFPLDPSEDPASLQTTITSLLPHDQLRRLMKDRKVFHEGWREGPIRFLPSYKYDVGTVALFDSSEKQRPPSWCDRILYRTREDREAFEKKIREEDEARKRDEEMKAQGMENAADDDQVLFSYDPDNDGDDQPSSSVSPYDAYDENDNDEEQNGETGEQLRLDLYTSHQRITSSDHKPISSIFTLDCDAVVPDLKAKVHSEVARELDRAENEGRPVVTIVVDYQGSRPRSQSNFSDRPELAIDFGRVRFLEKMTSSLTLANTGSVPATFAFVEKPSTEGPDLTGNFEWLTTSFIRPEESDDGSEPVDLGKRVTLEPGETVNAHLEAVIDTVRQAQMLNEGEATLDEVLVLRVMDGRDHFIPVHADWAPSCIGRSVEELIRVRTGGIREFCNALAKKNGKFGAIPYDLPAHHAAPKELFELTEATETLTERAIADAQMLDDCEVPTAPGWPFEEATWQGTDKETRTAQVISVIDALDRDERILSVFLPEVPSIQRLEAVSEAFLFFLEGLVDGVITTPLWNRIEQAALPSLAQSVATAVDAPSAEDDKTAILDILATTPNHNICFVFLTTTLARIAAELAPLTKADLEAIKNSDAASRPGLVALGRKSLSFRRSTGPGIQAVVALNRRRTKERKFAEVFGGLVCRGSVLEKDKDRKALEEKQRALIGLFLRRREE; from the coding sequence ATGGAGCCCTCGGATGCCGAGCCAGCTGCCCGTGCTGATTCCACGACATCCGAACCCGTCGACCTCACTTCCACCAACCCGCACTCCTTGTCGAGAGCAGTATACGCTCGTCGGTCAGAATACACACGTCGCCGGCGGGTACGAATCAAGATCGGAACATGGAACGTGGCCGCATGCCCAGGCACGGATAAGGATCTTGCCAGGTGGTTTGTGGACGGAGAGGGGCTGGATGCTACACAAACGGAGACGAACAAGAACCCCAAGAATGGCGACGGACATGAAAAGATTGATCTCTATGTCCTCGGACTTCAGGAGATCAACGAGCTTACGGCGCCCTCTCAGTACATGACATGGATCTATGCGCCAGACAGTACCCCCGCGGACAAGTGGAAAGCTGCTTTGGGGGCTGCCTTACCAGATGGGTACCAGCTCATCGCCACGGAACAGCTTGCGGCTATGCTACTCTTGGTCTACGCTTCCCCCGAGGTTGCTCCCACTGTTAGCAATGTTAGCACTACTAGTGTTGCGACTGGAGCGCTTGGATACCTCGGCAACAAAGGAGCAGTGTGCGCACGCATTGTTCTCGGCGAGGCCACCAACTTGTTGTTTGTCAACTGTCATCTTGCCAGCGGGGTTGAAAGCTCTTACATCGAGCGACGAATCTGGCAGGTACAACAGGTCCTTCAATATGCGCGCTTCGAACCAATTGCTGTTGGTGGCATCACCGAGGcagagaaggggaagattgGAGATGAGGATTTTGCATTTTGGTTTGGAGACCTCAACTCTCGGTTGGACCATCTACCCGGTGACGATATTCGCCGCCTGTTGATGCTACATACCCAGGGAGAATATGATGTTTCCAAGAAGAACCTACGTCGCGAGGACTCGTTGGAAGGCGAAGGAGTAGTTGTGCAGCACTTTTCTGACAGTAGCGAGGATGCGAAAGATGAGGACCAGACCAACACAGCCGGGAAGGAAACTATCGGACAGGACTCGAAGAAGTCTGGCGAAAACAATGCTGACGACGATTCTTTCGACCTTCCCGATCCTGACGAGTTCCCATTAGATCCAAGCGAAGACCCTGCTTCGCTTCAAACAACAATCACCTCCTTACTGCCCCACGACCAGCTTAGACGGCTGATGAAGGACCGCAAAGTGTTCCATGAAGGCTGGCGGGAGGGTCCGATCAGGTTCCTACCATCCTATAAGTATGACGTCGGCACTGTCGCCCTCTTCGACTCTAGCGAAAAGCAACGCCCTCCAAGTTGGTGCGACCGCATCCTGTATCGTACGCGGGAGGACAGGGAAGCTTTTGAAAAGAAGATAcgcgaggaagatgaagcgaggaagagggacgAAGAAATGAAGGCCCAGGGCATGGAGAATGCCGCGGATGATGACCAGGTTCTATTTTCTTACGATCCCGATAACGACGGTGACGACCAGCCCAGCTCTTCGGTATCGCCATACGATGCTTACGACGAGAATGACAATGACGAGGAACAGAATGGCGAAACTGGTGAGCAATTGCGTCTTGACCTGTACACCTCCCATCAGCGAATTACTTCATCAGACCACAAGCCTATAAGCTCCATCTTCACACTAGATTGCGACGCCGTAGTACCGGATCTCAAAGCCAAGGTCCATTCTGAGGTTGCGCGCGAGCTTGACCGAGCAGAGAACGAGGGACGGCCAGTAGTCACGATTGTCGTTGACTATCAGGGTTCTCGCCCGCGCAGCCAGTCTAATTTCTCCGACAGGCCCGAGCTGGCCATCGATTTCGGACGAGTAAGGTTCTTAGAGAAGATGACATCGTCTCTTACCTTGGCCAATACCGGTAGTGTACCAGCTACCTTCGCCTTCGTCGAGAAGCCTTCAACGGAGGGCCCAGACCTTACTGGGAATTTCGAATGGCTAACAACGTCCTTTATTCGCCCCGAAGAGAGTGACGATGGCTCAGAACCAGTTGATCTTGGGAAAAGGGTTACACTGGAGCCTGGCGAGACGGTGAATGCACATCTAGAGGCCGTCATCGATACCGTCCGTCAAGCTCAAATGCTCAACGAAGGCGAGGCGACCCTGGATGAGGTTCTGGTGCTGCGTGTTATGGACGGCAGGGATCACTTCATTCCAGTTCATGCCGATTGGGCACCATCATGTATTGGACGCTCTGTTGAGGAACTCATCCGGGTTAGGACCGGTGGCATCAGGGAGTTCTGCAATGCTCTAGCCAAGAAGAATGGGAAATTTGGCGCGATTCCGTACGATTTACCAGCGCACCATGCTGCGCCAAAGGAGTTGTTCGAGCTTACGGAAGCTACGGAGACACTTACCGAGCGAGCCATCGCCGACGCCCAAATGTTGGACGACTGTGAAGTTCCCACCGCTCCGGGCTGGCCTTTTGAGGAAGCCACCTGGCAGGGAACCGACAAAGAAACGCGCACTGCCCAAGTCATCAGTGTCATCGATGCCCTCGATCGAGACGAGCGAATTCTTTCCGTGTTCCTTCCCGAAGTACCGTCTATTCAACGCCTGGAGGCAGTCAGTGAAGCCTTCCTATTCTTCCTCGAAGGCCTGGTCGACGGGGTTATCACGACGCCATTGTGGAACCGCATCGAGCAAGCAGCTCTGCCTTCCTTGGCACAGTCAGTGGCTACAGCAGTCGATGCCCCCTCGGCGGAAGACGACAAGACTGCGATCCTCGACATTCTAGCTACCACTCCCAACCACAATATCTGCTTTGTATTCTTGACGACGACACTCGCAAGGATAGCTGCCGAGCTGGCACCTCTGACCAAGGCTGATCtcgaggccatcaagaatAGCGATGCCGCATCTCGCCCGGGCCTAGTCGCATTGGGCCGAAAGTCTCTCAGCTTCAGGAGGTCGACGGGGCCGGGAATTCAGGCGGTTGTGGCTCTCAACAGGCGCAGGACTAAGGAGAGGAAGTTTGCGGAAgtgtttggggggttggtttgtcGGGGGTcggtgttggagaaggacaaggatcggaaggcgctggaggagaagcaacGGGCGCTTATCGGGCTGTTTTTAaggcggagggaggagtgA
- a CDS encoding hypothetical protein (EggNog:ENOG503P141; COG:S) — protein MTTPIQKGQTKEIHYLGSQAYQRSKNCSQPSENPLNDSTSPRKKQPSCSNIQPYIPRFSMSNTIPQNPPPPPPVNEKVPLLPTPTAEDHLKTSCGNLITWLGGPYAILLQIASPSIALGSCTHSRFRTHPISRFRRTAAFIIAVVHGTEEQRNLICNAIKSNKWTAATLFVAGQKTHELFSIERKPMSREEKEVLCQEFGRFATALDMPLEMWPGSLGEFERYFNEELQSLEITEASKQVADVLLRGMELPWFLMWALPVMRVLVAGWLPERFRVAFGLPDPNGWAVWAAYWVVVRLIWGLNWLTPEGVRVLVESWMKRDMAKAAEDIRVHGRWMI, from the exons ATGACGACGCCGATACAAAAAGGCCAAACAAAGGAAATCCACTACCTCGGCTCGCAAGCTTACCAGCGAAGCAAGAACTGCAGCCAGCCTTCAGAGAACCCACTCAACGACAGCACATCTCCAAGGAAGAAACAACCATCTTGCTCGAATATTCAACCCTATATCCCACGGTTCTCCATGTCCAACACCAtaccccaaaacccaccaccaccaccacctgttAACGAAAAagtccctctcctcccaaccccaaccgcaGAAGACCACCTCAAGACCTCCTGCGGCAACCTCATAACCTGGCTCGGCGGACCCtacgccatcctcctccaaatcgCCTCCCCCAGCATCGCCCTCGGCTCCTGCACCCACTCCCGCTTCCGCACCCACCCCATCTCCCGCTTCCGCCGAACCGCAGCCTTCATCATCGCCGTGGTCCACGGAACCGAGGAACAACGCAATCTCATCTGCAATGCTATCAAAAGCAAC aaaTGGACAGCAGCCACCCTCTTCGTTGCTGGCCAAAAAACTCACGAGCTGTTTTCGATTGAGAGGAAACCCATGTCAcgggaggagaaagaggtGCTATGTCAGGAGTTTGGGAGGTTTGCTACCGCGCTGGATATGCCGCTGGAGATGTGGCCTGGGTCGTTgggggagtttgagaggTATTTTAATGAGGAGTTGCAATCATTGGAGATTACAGAGGCGAGTAAGCAGGTGGCGGATGTTTTGCTGAGAGGGATGGAGTTGCCTTGGTTTTTGATGTGGGCTTTGCCGGTTatgagggtgttggtggctggtTGGTTGCCAGAGAGGTTTAGGGTTGCTTTTGGGCTGCCTGATCCGAATGGGTGGGCAGTTTGGGCGGCTTATTGGGTTGTTGTCCGGTTGATATGGGGGCTGAATTGGCTAACGCCTGAAGGGGTGAGGGTGCT
- a CDS encoding hypothetical protein (EggNog:ENOG503Q6YF; COG:S) — protein sequence MWPFDTVLCFTDLAFHTSWPFMLSFPKHLQRHKSYSFPARQFLILHMMQNKSDDIHDDDSDLLKPYVETELVNADLFGEWLQQELGDGKDHQGIISKVAAALGVFKNTLQSLSLESTLPNPRLWNMQVDAVNGNDLKVIVTIPGSEEKIEVVAKDQDELQFLKGDKCLGYMSKVWHGLAQSLDRLTIYAQKCKELNAQEAELMHPAEATVRKHINLLKEYNDMKDIGQQVIGLIAENKGVQIGKLYEHGDYGVTADD from the exons ATGTGGCCTTTTGACACTGTGCTTTGCTTCACGGACTTGGCCTTCCACACTTCTTGGCCGTTCATGCTTTCTTTCCCCAAACATCTACAGCGCCACAAAAGCTATTCATTTCCAGCAAGACAATTCTTGATTCTTCACATGATGCAGAATAAGTCTGATGATATacacgacgacgactccgacctcctcaaacctTACGTCGAAACAGAGTTGGTCAATGCCGATTTATTTGGAGAGTGGCTTCAACAAGAACTCGGCGATGGGAAAGATCACCAGGGCATCATCTCAAAGGTAGCAGCGGCGCTCGGTGTATTTAAGAATACACTACAGTCGCTTTCTCTCGAGAGTACCCTGCCAAATCCCAGGTTATGGAACATGCAAGTCGATGCAGTCAATGGTAACGATTTGAAGGTCATCGTTACTATACCAGGgtcggaggagaagatcgaAGTTGTTGCCAAGGATCAAGACGAACTGCAGTTTCTCAAAGGC GACAAGTGTCTCGGATACATGTCCAAAGTG TGGCATGGACTTGCTCAATCGCTCGATAGACTGACCATTTACGCACAAAAATGCAAGGAACTGAATGCCCAAGAAGCGGAATTGAT GCACCCTGCAGAAGCTACAGTGCGGAAGCACATCAACCTGCTCAAGGAGTACAACGACATGAAAGACATTGGACAGCAAGTCATCGGCCTTATCGCAGAAAACAAGGGCGTTCAAATCGGGAAGCTCTACGAGCATGGGGACTACGGGGTCACGGCGGACGACTGA
- a CDS encoding hypothetical protein (COG:E; EggNog:ENOG503PAVP; CAZy:AA9): MKFAPILLASAASAHTIFSSLEVNGVNHGVGGGVRVPSYNGPIENVDSASIACNGAPNPTTPTSKVITVQAGQNVTAIWRYMLSTTGSAPNDIMDISHKGPTMAYLKKVNDATTDSGVGGGWFKIQEDGYNNGVWGTEKVINGQGRHSIRIPSCIAPGQYLLRAEMLALHGAGNYPGAQFYMECAQLNIVGGTGSKTPSTVAFPGAYSGSHPGVKISIYWPPVTNYQIPGPSVFTC; the protein is encoded by the exons ATGAAGTTCGCCCCTATCCTCCTTGCCTCCGCCGCGAGCGCCcacaccatcttctcctccctcgaggTGAACGGTGTCAACcacggtgttggtggtggtgtccgTGTGCCCAGCTACAACGGCCCCATTGAGAATGTCGACTCTGCCTCGATCGCCTGCAACGGTGCTCCCAACCCgaccacccccacctccaaggTCATCACCGTCCAGGCTGGTCAGAACGTGACCGCCATCTGGCGCTACAtgctctccaccaccggctcTGCCCCCAACGACATCATGGACATCTCCCACAAGGGCCCCACCATGGCCTACCTCAAGAAGGTCAACGACGCCACCACCGACTCTGGTGTCGGCGGCGGTTGGTTCAAGATCCAGGAGGACGGCTACAACAACGGCGTCTGGGGCACCGAGAAGGTCATCAACGGCCAGGGCCGCCACAGCATCAGGATCCCCTCCTGCATCGCCCCCGGCCAGTACCTCCTCCGTGCTGAGATGCTTGCTCTCCACGGTGCCGGCAACTACCCTGGTGCTCAGTTCTACATGGAGTGTGCTCAGCTCAACATTGTCGGCGGTACCGGCAGCAAGACCCCCTCCACCGTTGCCTTCCCCGGTGCTTACTCT GGCTCCCACCCCGGTGTCAAGATCAGCATCTACTGGCCCCCTGTCACCAACTACCAGATCCCCGGCCCCTCGGTCTTCACCTGCTAA
- a CDS encoding hypothetical protein (EggNog:ENOG503P0Q0; COG:S), which yields MLSDLSPRAESLVPANVDKLFDLLNTNGEASSGSTWSRAPRSLSATQQGSRNLLDGVLSPAATTQRPFVQQHSIWQEPLFESGCRGSLHGQQCAGQCSDPKILFSSLSILGNCLAFATAGLLADDGIVIREAPLEDTPTSLQIAGVPENINATQILDDIVRCAVWSCEGEGRISGMATCTTQLIELRGHLGGPHNATSLEQFQVLHDGLGQYCGKLDMEFEPDIAGPGVLLSQMIQASVSVTSFVFITIISSWARFVLLVHKRGDWKKAERRHRKLTTSRVHGALVSAAVEFQEAQAFFTMAIQIATIATFEPSFTCGLSCSQQESIQSLSDTIMNGQLIRALAVNSMLPVLLTQSVLHRAGMSWWYTLTLCIIVCIFSEVIRWQTVTQVPFHILLGRLKDLVPVDECGGNPSLTAYCLTPLYNLQLVEMPMLIVGYTTALVLLLAQSAHRTWPIISPIVERHRPGQLLAYLGKHFFRVSWYGLQMTLAIATALHFVTLWTISRGLNASPKDWTYGQVVSAMLWAPILGKYLYYNIFGVKRGVEARLAREYTVIRLEPH from the exons ATGTTAAGTGACCTGTCTCCACGGGCGGAGTCACTCGTCCCAGCGAATGTCGACAAGCTATTTGATCTGCTTAATACCAACGGCGAAGCGTCCTCGGGATCAACATGGAGTCGCGCACCAAGGTCCCTTTCTGCCACTCAACAGGGGAGTCGGAACTTGCTTGATGGTGTTCTCTCGCCGGCTGCCACAACTCAAAGACCTTTTGTCCAACAACATTCAATATGGCAGGAACCGCTTTTTGAGTCGGGGTGTAGAGGCTCACTGCATGGTCAACAATGCGCAGGGCAATGCTCCGACCCCAAGATACTGTTCAGTTCCCTCAGCATTCTAGGAAACTGCCTTGCCTTTGCAACCGCGGGCTTACTGGCAGATGACGGCATTGTTATTCGAGAAGCCCCACTGGAGGACACCCCGACATCACTACAAATAGCTGGTGTCCCCGAAAACATCAATGCAACTCAGATACTCGATGATATTGTACGATGCGCTGTGTGGTCCTGCGAAGGCGAAGGTAGAATATCCGGCATGGCCACCTGCACGACACAGCTTATCGAACTAAGGGGACACCTGGGTGGTCCGCATAACGCCACTAGCCTTGAGCAATTCCAGGTCCTTCATGACGGCCTAGGCCAATATTGTGGCAAGCTTGATATGGAGTTTGAGCCTGACATTGCAGGGCCGGGG GTCCTGCTGTCACAAATGATACAGGCATCAGTCTCAGTCACCTCGTTTGTTTTCATCACGATAATCAGCTCTTGGGCCCGGTTCGTTCTTTTGGTCCACAAGCGAGGCGACTGGAAGAAAGCGGAGCGTCGTCACAGAAAACTCACAACATCCAGAGTCCACGGTGCGTTGGTTTCGGCTGCCGTGGAATTCCAGGAAGCCCaagccttcttcaccatggccatTCAGATCGCGACCATTGCCACGTTTGAGCCGAGCTTTACCTGCGGCTTGTCTTGCAGCCAGCAAGAATCGATCCAATCCCTGAGCGACACCATCATGAATGGGCAGTTGATTCGTGCTCTGGCGGTCAACAGCATGTTGCCTGTGCTTCTGACACAGTCAGTACTCCACCGTGCCGGAATGAGCTGGTGGTATACCTTGACGCTTTGCATCATTGTCTGCATCTTTTCAGAGGTCATCAGGTGGCAAACTGTCACTCAAGTCCCTTTCCACATCCTGTTAGGCCGGCTAAAAGATCTAGTACCAGTggatgagtgtggtggtaACCCTTCTCTGACAGCGTATTGCCTGACGCCTTTATACAATCTTCAACTTGTGGAAATGCCCATGCTGATTGTAGGATATACAACCGCCCTTGTACTCCTTCTTGCGCAGAGCGCACATCGGACATGGCCGATTATTTCACCTATTGTCGAGAGGCATAGACCTGGTCAGTTGCTGGCTTACTTGGGAAAGCATTTCTTTCGAGTGTCTTGGTACGGATTGCAGATGACCCTTGCCATCGCCACGGCCTTACATTTCGTCACTCTTTGGACCATCAGCCGCGGTTTGAACGCGTCACCGAAAGACTGGACATATGGCCAGGTGGTGTCGGCAATGCTCTGGGCTCCGATATTGGGAAAGTACCTATACTACAATATTT TTGGAGTGAAGAGGGGAGTCGAGGCACGGCTTGCGCGAGAGTACACGGTGATTCGACTTGAGCCTCACTGA
- a CDS encoding hypothetical protein (EggNog:ENOG503P5NF; COG:S): MVQFLSALVTILSVVAVSAAPVSTEVEAAPVLEERACAYTCGTVCYQTSHITAARNKGHTLRLAGQNINSYPHRYNNYEGFNFPTPAPWYEYPIMKTYAVYTGGSPGPDRVIFDSNGAFDKLITHTGASGNAFVACT; this comes from the exons ATGGTTCAG ttcctctccgccctcgtTACCATTCTCTCGGTGGTCGCCGTGTCTGCTGCACCGGTCTCGACCGAGGTAGAGGCTGCCCCTGTGCTTGAAGAGAGAGCCTGTGCCTACACTTGCGGCACTGTTTGCTACCAGACGTCCCACATCACTGCTGCCCGCAACAAGGGACACACTCTCCGCCTTGCTGGGCAAAACATCA ACAGCTATCCCCACCGGTACAACAACTACGAGGGCTTCAACTTCCCCACCCCTGCACCATGGTATGAGTATCCCATCATGAAGACGTACGCCGTGTACACCGGTGGATCTCCCGGCCCGGACAGAGTTATTTTCGACAGCAACGGAGCGTTCGACAAGTTGATCACTCATACCGGGGCCAGTGGCAACGCATTTGTGGCTTGTACATAA
- a CDS encoding hypothetical protein (COG:T; EggNog:ENOG503Q4SS), protein MRLVDAARVGDGCSDRSGTDEKEPLDMRRNRGMHRRQPALLKVSWSPRDCSRHFGQPGSQTDIYQSTSASTVQKRHRAITPDETPLLFTFALALRNNKPNTLNMQLKTLTLLGLASAANAQTLADVLAENAATLSSLTSFLQSEEVIYELFANAQDVTLLAPSNEALARLNATPLANELLSDPNYLTAFLAYHVLNGTFYASNLTSSPTQFLPTILDLAAYSNVTGGQRLQVQAADGGVSFLSGNGELSTVESANFNYTGGTIHIIDNYLTIPAPLPAALLEQNLTALVGAVTQAGVAETLTNARDITLFAPNNAAFDAIGNLVSELTVEQLTGILGYHVIVGQTVYSSQIEDGATATTFQGGDITLRVEDGSVFVNSARVVKADVLCANGVIHVIDGVLNPSNTDAEPNPAESTQAPAFSGASSTGGVPFTSGITVPTSAPAEPTATSGPDSGNGDDTPVEAGAAAQGAALGMAALFGAAVLLAQL, encoded by the exons ATGCGGCTCGTCGATGCAGCAagggttggagatggatgttCAGATCGGTCAGGCACTGATGAGAAAGAGCCTTTGGATATGCGCCGAAACCGAGGGATGCATCGCCGTCAACCGGCCTTGCTTAAAGTCTCGTGGTCTCCCCGTGATTGTTCGAGACACTTTGGACAGCCAGGCAGTCAGACAGACATCTATCAATCTACATCCGCCTCTACCGTTCAAAAGCGCCACCGGGCCATCACTCCTGACGAGACCCCTCTCCTCTTTACTTTCGCTCTCGCTTTGAGAAACAACAAGCCAAACACACTCAATATGCAGCTCAAgaccctcaccctcctggGTCTCGCCTCGGCAGCCAACGCCCAAACCCTCGCCGACGTCCTCGCCGAGAACGCGGCTactctctcctccctcaccagcttCCTCCAGTCCGAAGAGGTCATCTACGAGCTCTTTGCCAACGCCCAAGAtgtcaccctcctcgccccctccAACGAGGCCCTCGCCCGTCTGAACGCCACCCCTCTGGCCAACGAGCTCCTCTCCGACCCCAACTACCtcaccgccttcctcgcctaCCACGTCCTCAACGGGACCTTCTAcgcctccaacctcacctcctcccccacccaattcctccccaccatcctcgacctcgcGGCGTACAGCAACGTCACCGGCGGCCAGAGACTCCAAGTCCAGGCCGCTGACGGCGGCGTGAGCTTTCTTTCTGGAAACGGCGAGCTCAGCACTGTTGAATCCGCCAACTTCAACTACACCGGCGGcaccatccacatcatcGACAACTACCTCACCATTCCCGCCCCTTTGCCTGCCGCCCTCCTGGAGCAAAACCTCACTGCTCTTGTCGGCGCCGTGACGCAGGCTGGTGTTGCCGAGACGCTTACCAACGCGCGGGACATTACCCTTTTTGCCCCCAACAACGCGGCGTTTGATGCGATTGGGAACTTGGTTAGCGAGCTGACTGTTGAGCAGCTGACGGGGATTCTGGGGTATCACGTCATTGTCGGGCAGACTGTTTATTCCAGCCAGATTGAGGACGGGGCTACGGCGACTACTTTCCAGGGGGGTGATATTACGCTTagggtggaggatgggagcgTTTTTGTCAACAGTGCTAGGGTTGTGAAGGCTGATGTGCTTTGCGCCAATGGGGTTATTCATGTTATTGATGG tgtcctcaacccctccaacaccgacGCTGAGCCCAACCCTGCTGAGTCCACCCAGGCTCCCGCTTTCTCTGgcgccagcagcaccggcggTGTCCCCTTCACCTCTGGCATCACTGTTCCCACCAGTGCTCCTGCCGAGCCTACTGCTACCTCTGGCCCTGACAGCGGCAACGGTGATGATACTCCTGTTgaggctggtgctgctgctcaggGTGCTGCTCTTGGCATGGCCGCTCTCTTCGGCGCTGCTGTACTCTTGGCTCAGCTGTAA
- a CDS encoding hypothetical protein (EggNog:ENOG503P11Q; COG:S) — MSDSCGDDPLPKPPMELEVKCRKALERYAAIAKMDGTRHFPSDIHRQSANIRTFNTHVTPQKRASISQTKYLLRDDHRCIMTATWWALRRYFDLSDRNFHPDILHGPENVISLTIEFVKEYRQFRIALEPGEGNGNIYTCRIMNPETRSMSVDHFAPQYQPITLTHHDNVTMPSRDLLRIHHTLGKIFHTEPHLNWNVMIEEEGC, encoded by the exons ATGTCAGATTCTTGTGGCGATGACCCCTTGCCCAAGCCCCCGATGGAGTTGGAAGTCAAATGCCGCAAAGCCCTTGAAAGATACGCAGCAATCGCAAAGATGGATGGCACGAGACACTTCCCTTCAGACATTCACCGACAATCTGCCAACATCAGGACGTTCAACACTCAT GTCACGCCCCAAAAAAGGGCGTCAATATCTCAGACAAAATACCTTCTTAGAGATGACCACCGCTGTATCATGACTG CTACGTGGTGGGCCCTCCGTCGGTACTTCGACCTTTCCGACCGCAACTTCCACCCAGATATCCTCCACGGGCCTGAAAATGTCATATCCCTCACGATTGAGTTCGTCAAGGAGTACCGCCAATTTCGGATAGCTTTGGAACCAGGAGAAGGCAATGGAAATATCTACACCTGCCGTATCATGAATCCAGAGACCCGGAGCATGTCTGTAGATCATTTTGCTCCCCAATATCAGCCCATCACCTTGACGCATCATGACAACGTTACAATGCCCAGTAGGGACCTTCTTAGAATACATCATACCTTGGGTAAAATCTTTCAT ACTGAACCACATTTGAACTGGAACGTGATgattgaagaagaaggttgttga
- a CDS encoding hypothetical protein (EggNog:ENOG503P5A8; COG:A; COG:K) — protein MSKATPRKARHRQHPSNSGPRQQVHASDYESDTAYYMENRNMAPQAPSKTRSDMEVNLTVLRRYDPTIKSVLAIAANAVIYTIGQASAGWEKHGVEGTLFVCEQEPRADSSGQHLPQYCIFILNRRGMNNFVVDLARISNCEVVEELIVFQLEDGYTIDSNETEEGAQKAIGIWMHEDETRPRSANFTTIMGAWQEARTAGSAYLPTDDEGQGAPVAVAETPAPQNVGFVPGQQININDLFGNK, from the coding sequence ATGAGCAAGGCTACACCCCGAAAGGCGCGTCACCGCCAGCACCCAAGCAACAGTGGTCCCCGACAGCAAGTCCATGCCTCCGACTACGAATCCGACACAGCATACTACATGGAGAATCGCAACATGGCTCCCCAAGCCCCGTCTAAGACACGGTCCGATATGGAGGTCAACCTGACAGTCCTCCGCCGATATGACCCTACAATCAAGTCGGTGCTCGCCATCGCTGCCAACGCTGTCATCTACACCATCGGACAGGCCTCTGCTGGGTGGGAGAAACACGGAGTCGAAGGAACACTGTTCGTTTGCGAGCAAGAACCCCGTGCCGATTCTAGTGGCCAACATCTGCCACAATActgcatcttcatcctcaaccgCCGGGGCATGAACAACTTTGTCGTCGACCTCGCAAGGATTAGCAACTGTGAGGTCGTGGAGGAGCTCATTGTCTTTCAGCTGGAGGATGGCTATACGATCGATAGCAACGAGACGGAAGAAGGCGCCCAAAAAGCTATTGGCATCTGGATGCACGAGGACGAGACTCGACCACGGAGCGCGAACTTTACCACCATCATGGGCGCCTGGCAGGAGGCTCGCACTGCCGGCTCGGCTTATTTGCCCACCGACGATGAAGGCCAGGGCGCTCCGGTCGCGGTGGCCGAGACACCAGCGCCACAGAATGTTGGGTTTGTTCCTGGGCAACAGATCAATATCAACGACCTGTTTGGGAATAAGTGA